Proteins co-encoded in one Afipia sp. P52-10 genomic window:
- a CDS encoding MaoC/PaaZ C-terminal domain-containing protein — translation MALKASQLKVGDTHSERVVENLSRTQIVQYAGASGDYNPLHSDEVYTVQAAGYKSVFAHGMLSMGLTGKMLTNWVGDARLKKFGVRFTNQVWPGDTLDAKATVAAIRQENGEHLVDLTITTTNQDGKEVVSGHAIVRADP, via the coding sequence ATGGCTTTGAAAGCATCACAACTGAAAGTCGGCGACACCCACTCCGAGCGCGTCGTCGAGAACCTGTCGCGCACCCAGATCGTGCAGTATGCGGGCGCCTCGGGCGACTACAATCCGCTGCACTCGGACGAGGTCTACACGGTGCAGGCCGCCGGCTATAAGAGCGTGTTCGCGCACGGCATGCTGTCGATGGGCCTGACCGGCAAGATGCTGACCAACTGGGTCGGCGATGCACGGCTGAAGAAGTTCGGCGTTCGCTTCACCAACCAGGTCTGGCCGGGCGACACCCTCGACGCCAAGGCGACCGTTGCGGCGATCCGTCAGGAGAACGGCGAGCACCTCGTCGATCTGACGATCACCACCACCAACCAGGATGGCAAGGAGGTCGTTTCCGGCCACGCCATCGTCCGCGCCGATCCCTGA
- a CDS encoding MFS transporter codes for MAPSTKDRQRGYGWVIVAVGALMTCVGMGATFSLAVFLQPIAEDTGWTRAGISSAMTLGFLSLGVGGFVWGALSDRFGTRIVVVAGATLLGLGLMLASRATSLLQFQLTYGIVVGLAAGSFFTPMIANVSSWFETNRSLAVSLVSAGMGVAPMTVSPFASWLISMQGWRPAQMTIGIAALCLLVPAALLVRQPPALADDGTPAPAAAAERTSLTVTQALRSPQFIVLAATFFACCAAHSGPIFHTVSYAMICGLPPLAAVTIYSVEGLAGLGGRLLLGVLADRLGVKPVLVAGLLVQAFAAGSYLFVRNLDGFYAVAVVFGLAYGGVMPLYAVLAREYFGPQIMGTVFGAATLVSSLGMALGPLVGGWIFDSYGSYLWLYISSFAIGLGAAAIALAFPPLPSAQARRLEPA; via the coding sequence ATGGCGCCCAGCACGAAAGACCGGCAGCGCGGATACGGCTGGGTCATCGTCGCGGTCGGCGCGCTCATGACATGCGTCGGCATGGGAGCCACCTTTTCGCTCGCTGTGTTCTTGCAGCCGATCGCCGAGGACACCGGCTGGACCCGCGCCGGCATTTCGAGCGCGATGACGCTCGGTTTCCTCAGTCTGGGCGTCGGCGGCTTCGTCTGGGGCGCGCTGAGCGATCGCTTCGGCACGCGGATTGTCGTCGTGGCGGGCGCAACGCTGCTGGGGCTCGGCCTGATGCTGGCGAGCCGCGCCACCAGCCTGCTCCAGTTCCAGTTGACCTATGGCATCGTCGTCGGCCTCGCCGCCGGCAGCTTCTTCACGCCGATGATCGCCAATGTCAGCTCCTGGTTCGAGACCAACCGCAGCCTGGCCGTTTCGCTCGTGTCCGCCGGCATGGGCGTCGCGCCGATGACTGTCTCGCCATTCGCGAGCTGGCTGATTTCCATGCAAGGCTGGCGGCCCGCGCAGATGACGATCGGTATCGCCGCCCTCTGCCTGCTGGTGCCCGCGGCGTTGCTGGTGCGGCAGCCGCCGGCGCTGGCTGACGACGGCACGCCAGCGCCAGCCGCAGCAGCGGAACGAACAAGCCTGACCGTGACGCAGGCGCTGCGCTCGCCGCAGTTCATCGTGCTTGCGGCGACTTTCTTCGCCTGCTGCGCCGCGCATTCGGGACCGATCTTCCACACGGTCAGCTACGCGATGATCTGCGGGCTGCCGCCGCTCGCGGCCGTCACCATCTACAGCGTCGAGGGCCTTGCGGGTCTCGGCGGCCGGTTGCTGCTCGGCGTGCTGGCAGACCGTCTCGGCGTGAAGCCGGTGCTGGTGGCCGGCCTGCTGGTGCAGGCCTTCGCCGCGGGCAGTTACCTGTTCGTGCGTAATCTCGACGGCTTCTACGCGGTCGCCGTCGTCTTCGGCCTCGCCTATGGCGGCGTGATGCCGCTCTATGCAGTGCTGGCGCGCGAATACTTCGGGCCGCAGATCATGGGCACCGTGTTCGGTGCCGCGACGCTGGTGTCGAGCCTCGGGATGGCGCTCGGGCCGCTGGTGGGCGGCTGGATCTTCGACAGCTACGGCAGCTACTTGTGGCTTTACATTTCATCGTTCGCGATCGGCCTCGGCGCCGCAGCCATCGCTCTCGCCTTCCCGCCGCTGCCATCCGCGCAAGCGCGGCGTCTTGAGCCGGCCTAA
- a CDS encoding MmgE/PrpD family protein, whose product MTATPLTRESSDTAEPVLVTKALAQKAASLRYDDLSPEARTVAGHCLMDFFGVTLAGRHEPLANILAEQIAEDGGAPQATVIGRNTRANIEQAALLNGAMSHALDFDDVNFAMNGHPTVPIAPAVLALAEQKGLDGKRLVEAFAAGFETECRIGRLVGRTHYQRGWHATATLGTMGAAAAVSNMLRLDADTTAHALGIAATQAAGLKSVFGTMCKPLHPGRAAAIGLQAARLAARGFTSNPAILDVEQGFVATQSESPNPAAALDDPPGGFYLPKTLFKYHAACYLTHSSIEASNMLRREFALQADAIRKVTLSVDEGHLRVCNIETPRTGLEVKFSLRATNALALLGENTASDATYSDATAKRGEVVDLCSKVEVATWKKTSHTLSEVAVHLADGRVLRKEFDVGIPMTDLVAQGQSLTLKFMGLAEPAIGAARAKQVADATANLAAVTNVAELMALMATSQ is encoded by the coding sequence ATGACCGCGACGCCGCTGACGCGTGAAAGTTCCGATACTGCCGAGCCCGTGCTCGTCACCAAGGCGCTGGCGCAGAAGGCCGCCTCCCTCCGCTATGACGATCTCTCGCCGGAAGCCCGCACGGTGGCCGGCCACTGCCTAATGGATTTCTTCGGCGTCACGCTCGCCGGCCGCCATGAACCGCTCGCCAACATCCTCGCCGAACAGATCGCCGAGGATGGCGGCGCGCCGCAGGCGACCGTGATCGGCCGCAACACGCGCGCCAACATCGAGCAGGCGGCGCTGTTGAACGGCGCGATGTCGCATGCGCTTGATTTCGACGACGTGAACTTCGCCATGAACGGCCATCCGACGGTGCCGATCGCGCCGGCGGTGCTGGCGCTCGCCGAACAGAAAGGACTCGACGGCAAGCGGCTGGTGGAAGCGTTTGCCGCAGGCTTCGAGACCGAGTGCCGGATCGGCCGGCTGGTCGGCCGCACGCATTACCAGCGCGGCTGGCACGCGACGGCGACGCTCGGCACCATGGGTGCCGCGGCCGCCGTCAGCAACATGCTGCGGCTCGATGCCGACACGACGGCGCACGCGCTCGGCATCGCGGCAACCCAGGCTGCCGGGCTGAAAAGCGTGTTCGGCACCATGTGCAAGCCGCTGCATCCGGGTCGGGCGGCGGCGATCGGCCTGCAAGCGGCGCGGCTGGCTGCGCGCGGCTTCACCAGCAATCCAGCCATCCTCGATGTGGAGCAGGGATTCGTCGCCACCCAGTCGGAGAGCCCGAATCCGGCGGCAGCCCTCGACGATCCGCCGGGCGGCTTCTATCTGCCGAAGACGCTCTTCAAGTATCACGCCGCCTGCTACCTGACCCATTCCTCCATCGAGGCGAGCAACATGCTGCGGCGGGAGTTCGCGCTGCAGGCCGATGCGATCCGCAAGGTGACGCTCAGTGTCGATGAGGGGCATTTGCGGGTCTGCAACATCGAAACGCCGCGCACCGGGCTGGAGGTGAAATTCTCGCTGCGCGCGACCAACGCGCTGGCGCTGCTCGGCGAGAACACGGCGAGCGATGCCACCTACAGCGACGCCACCGCGAAGCGTGGCGAGGTGGTCGATCTCTGCAGCAAGGTCGAGGTGGCGACCTGGAAGAAGACATCGCACACCTTGAGCGAGGTCGCCGTCCATCTCGCTGACGGCCGCGTGCTGCGCAAGGAGTTCGACGTCGGCATCCCGATGACGGACCTTGTCGCGCAGGGACAGAGCCTGACGCTGAAGTTCATGGGGCTGGCGGAGCCCGCGATCGGCGCAGCGCGGGCGAAACAGGTTGCGGACGCCACCGCAAACCTTGCTGCGGTGACCAACGTCGCCGAGCTGATGGCGCTGATGGCGACCTCACAGTGA
- a CDS encoding NADH:flavin oxidoreductase/NADH oxidase encodes MESLLFTPMNLRGVRLRNRIVVSPMLTYSAKQGYAGDWHYVHYGRFATGGAGLIFVESTKADPRGCTTPNDLGLWKDEFVPQLQRIAEFAKGHGAAIGIQLGHSGRKARNALPWQGRKPLASHPGVDHGEDWELIGPSAIAQGNGYFMPRALTVPDIEQLIAAYGKAAGRAHRAGFDALEIHGAHGYLLHQFLSPASNQRDDAYGGTPEKRMRFALEIAEEVRRHWPDDKPLFYRVSAVDEAGWSVEDSAGLARELEKKGVDVIDCSSGGMTGRSIVDPEKPPSYGYQVPYAAGIRKLSGVKTMAVGHIIHADQAEQILREGSADLVAIGREFLQNPNWPVDAAEKLGVPNAFGTVPSAYGYWLEKRASAGFGGKPSTWQSSIKG; translated from the coding sequence ATGGAAAGCCTGCTGTTTACGCCGATGAATTTGCGCGGCGTCCGTCTCCGCAACCGCATCGTGGTGTCGCCGATGCTGACCTACTCGGCCAAGCAGGGCTATGCGGGTGACTGGCACTATGTCCATTACGGCCGCTTCGCCACCGGCGGCGCCGGGCTGATCTTCGTCGAATCCACCAAAGCCGATCCGCGCGGCTGCACCACGCCGAACGATCTCGGTCTGTGGAAGGACGAGTTCGTCCCGCAGCTCCAGCGGATCGCCGAGTTCGCCAAGGGACACGGCGCCGCGATCGGCATCCAGCTCGGCCACTCGGGGCGCAAGGCGCGCAACGCACTGCCTTGGCAGGGGCGCAAGCCGCTGGCGAGCCACCCGGGCGTCGACCATGGTGAGGACTGGGAACTGATCGGCCCGAGCGCGATCGCGCAGGGCAACGGCTACTTCATGCCGCGCGCGCTGACGGTGCCGGATATCGAGCAGTTGATCGCGGCCTATGGCAAGGCGGCGGGGCGGGCGCATCGGGCCGGCTTCGATGCGCTGGAGATTCATGGCGCGCACGGCTATCTGCTGCATCAGTTCCTGTCCCCGGCCTCGAACCAGCGCGACGATGCCTATGGCGGCACGCCGGAGAAGCGCATGCGCTTTGCGCTGGAGATCGCCGAGGAAGTCCGCCGCCACTGGCCGGACGACAAGCCGCTGTTCTATCGGGTCTCCGCGGTGGACGAGGCCGGATGGAGCGTGGAAGACAGCGCCGGGCTTGCACGCGAGCTCGAAAAGAAAGGCGTCGATGTGATCGACTGTTCGTCGGGCGGCATGACCGGCCGTTCGATCGTCGATCCGGAGAAGCCGCCGAGCTATGGCTATCAGGTGCCGTATGCGGCAGGCATCCGCAAGCTCAGCGGCGTCAAGACCATGGCGGTTGGCCACATCATCCATGCGGATCAGGCCGAGCAGATCCTGCGCGAGGGCAGCGCCGATCTGGTCGCGATCGGCCGCGAGTTTCTGCAGAATCCGAACTGGCCGGTGGATGCGGCGGAAAAACTCGGCGTGCCGAATGCATTCGGGACCGTGCCGTCGGCCTATGGCTATTGGCTCGAAAAGCGGGCGTCGGCCGGTTTCGGCGGCAAGCCTTCGACCTGGCAATCCAGCATCAAGGGCTAA
- a CDS encoding MATE family efflux transporter, with translation MSSPDAVSGAATPSVPAANPVRTELIETVRLAMPIALTQLGQIAMMTTDLALIGRLGDESLAAASLAHTIFFGTFVLGMGAMSAVAPLVAQAFGARDPRTIRRSFRVGLWLAVILAVPLTLVLSKGEAILVALGQAPEAAKLASRYLQGLTWSLLPGWWFIAIRGFMGAVNRPEPGLWITLVAIPANALLGYVLIYGEFGFPKFDLLGAGLATTIVGIGMCIAGFWFVQRRRPFRKYQPLGNVWRADWPLMKQLVMVGAPISGSFLLEYGLFAAAALLMGWIGTAELAAHQIALQTAAILFMVPFGISMAATVRVGHAAGRGDARGTRRAGFVAIVLAMIFMAVMTIAVIAARYEIARFFLGSNVSETSATVTIVATLLIVGTTFFIADGVQTVAAGALRGLNDTRVPLVFAAISFWLIGFAASYGLAFPLGLGAVGVWVGFSCGLVVFATLLILRFRWLTGRGYLPQIPHAS, from the coding sequence ATGTCCTCCCCCGATGCTGTCTCCGGCGCCGCGACGCCTTCCGTCCCGGCCGCGAATCCCGTTCGCACCGAGCTGATCGAAACAGTTCGGCTCGCGATGCCGATTGCGCTGACGCAGCTCGGGCAGATCGCGATGATGACCACCGACCTGGCCCTGATCGGCCGCCTCGGCGATGAATCGCTGGCGGCGGCGTCGCTGGCGCACACGATCTTTTTCGGAACATTCGTGCTCGGCATGGGGGCGATGTCGGCGGTCGCGCCGCTGGTGGCGCAGGCGTTCGGTGCGCGCGATCCGCGCACGATCCGCCGCTCGTTCCGCGTCGGCCTCTGGCTCGCGGTGATCCTCGCCGTGCCGTTGACCCTCGTGCTGTCGAAGGGAGAAGCGATCCTGGTCGCGCTGGGGCAGGCGCCGGAGGCCGCCAAGCTGGCCTCCCGTTATCTGCAGGGCCTGACCTGGAGCCTGCTGCCTGGCTGGTGGTTCATCGCCATCCGCGGCTTCATGGGTGCGGTGAACCGGCCGGAGCCCGGCTTGTGGATCACCCTGGTCGCGATTCCGGCCAACGCGCTGCTTGGTTACGTGCTGATCTATGGCGAATTCGGCTTTCCGAAATTCGATCTGCTCGGCGCCGGGCTCGCGACCACGATCGTCGGCATCGGCATGTGCATCGCCGGGTTCTGGTTCGTGCAGAGGCGCCGCCCGTTCCGCAAATATCAGCCGCTGGGCAATGTCTGGCGCGCCGACTGGCCGCTGATGAAACAGCTCGTCATGGTCGGCGCGCCGATCTCCGGCTCGTTCCTGCTGGAATATGGCCTGTTCGCCGCCGCGGCGCTGCTGATGGGATGGATCGGCACCGCCGAGCTCGCCGCGCATCAGATCGCACTCCAGACCGCGGCGATCCTGTTCATGGTTCCGTTCGGGATCAGCATGGCGGCCACCGTGCGCGTCGGCCATGCCGCAGGCCGCGGCGACGCCCGCGGCACGCGCCGGGCCGGTTTCGTCGCCATCGTGCTGGCGATGATCTTCATGGCGGTGATGACGATCGCGGTCATCGCCGCGCGCTATGAGATCGCGCGTTTCTTCCTCGGCAGCAACGTATCGGAAACCAGCGCGACGGTGACGATCGTCGCGACGCTGTTGATCGTCGGCACGACGTTCTTCATCGCCGACGGCGTGCAGACCGTGGCCGCAGGCGCGTTGCGCGGGCTGAACGATACGCGCGTGCCGCTGGTGTTCGCCGCGATCAGCTTCTGGCTGATCGGGTTCGCCGCATCCTATGGGCTGGCGTTCCCGCTTGGCCTTGGAGCGGTCGGCGTCTGGGTCGGCTTTTCATGCGGCCTCGTCGTATTCGCGACGCTGCTGATCCTGCGATTCCGCTGGCTGACCGGACGCGGCTACCTGCCACAGATTCCGCACGCGAGCTGA
- a CDS encoding DUF3297 family protein, whose protein sequence is MSDTPPDRLSTDPSSPYYDAEVLARDVGVRFKGVDRTNIEEYCVSEGWVRMTAGNAKDRFGNAMTIKVSGPVEPYFRSKGE, encoded by the coding sequence ATGTCCGATACGCCTCCCGATCGCCTCTCCACCGACCCGTCGAGCCCCTACTACGATGCCGAGGTGCTCGCGCGCGATGTCGGCGTTCGCTTCAAGGGCGTCGACCGCACCAACATCGAGGAATATTGCGTCAGCGAAGGCTGGGTGCGCATGACCGCCGGCAATGCGAAAGACCGTTTTGGCAATGCGATGACCATCAAGGTCTCCGGACCGGTGGAGCCGTATTTCCGCAGCAAGGGCGAATGA
- a CDS encoding MaoC family dehydratase N-terminal domain-containing protein, giving the protein MPKITFPVEATHIMMFARAIGDTNPVYHDAEAAKKTEAKGVIAPPTFVQAVAQFDPDYHLRPKPGQPWFGSAKGPSGIEGKPASSGGLHAEQEYTYHRPLRAGEVLTSETKPGKTWEKESKRAGKLIFRERITEHRDANGELVVTARSVGVTTERPVDAS; this is encoded by the coding sequence GTGCCAAAGATTACTTTTCCCGTCGAAGCGACGCACATCATGATGTTCGCGCGCGCGATCGGAGACACCAATCCCGTTTACCACGACGCCGAAGCGGCCAAGAAAACCGAGGCCAAGGGCGTCATCGCTCCGCCGACATTCGTGCAGGCGGTCGCCCAGTTCGACCCGGACTATCACCTACGCCCGAAGCCCGGCCAGCCGTGGTTCGGCTCCGCGAAGGGCCCGAGCGGCATTGAAGGCAAGCCTGCATCCAGCGGCGGCCTGCATGCGGAGCAGGAATACACCTATCATCGGCCGCTGCGCGCCGGCGAAGTGCTGACGTCCGAGACCAAGCCGGGCAAGACCTGGGAGAAGGAAAGCAAGCGCGCCGGCAAGCTGATCTTCCGCGAGCGCATCACCGAGCACCGCGATGCCAACGGCGAACTCGTCGTCACGGCGCGAAGCGTCGGCGTCACCACCGAGCGTCCCGTCGACGCATCGTAA
- the tenA gene encoding thiaminase II: MDIFDRLRTEAAKDWSSYVDHAFVRQLGDATLPQAAFRTYLVQDYLFLIQFARAYALAIYKSRTLADMRSAQAGVAAILDVEMDLHVRLCGRWGLTPQQLEQAPELQATVAYTRFVLDCGMSGDLLDLHVALTPCVIGYAEIARKLASAIGPRLADHPYREWIGEYAGEAYQTVAQNARGQLARLAARSMTAERFPELCGLFAKASRLEADFWQMALVERL; the protein is encoded by the coding sequence TTGGACATCTTCGACCGGCTGCGCACCGAAGCTGCAAAGGACTGGTCGAGCTACGTCGATCATGCCTTCGTCCGGCAACTCGGTGATGCGACGCTGCCGCAGGCGGCGTTCCGCACCTACCTGGTGCAGGACTATCTATTCCTGATTCAGTTCGCCCGCGCCTATGCGCTGGCGATCTACAAGAGCCGCACGCTCGCCGACATGCGCTCGGCCCAGGCCGGCGTCGCCGCCATTCTCGATGTCGAGATGGACCTGCATGTCCGCCTGTGCGGACGTTGGGGCCTGACGCCGCAGCAGCTGGAACAGGCACCCGAACTGCAGGCGACCGTCGCCTACACCCGCTTCGTGCTCGACTGCGGCATGTCCGGCGACCTGCTCGACCTGCACGTGGCACTGACGCCGTGCGTGATCGGCTACGCGGAAATCGCGCGCAAGCTCGCGTCCGCTATCGGACCGCGTCTCGCCGACCATCCCTACCGGGAGTGGATCGGCGAGTACGCTGGTGAGGCCTATCAGACCGTAGCGCAGAACGCGCGCGGCCAGCTCGCACGGCTCGCCGCGCGATCGATGACCGCCGAGCGCTTCCCCGAGCTGTGCGGCCTGTTCGCCAAGGCGTCACGGCTGGAGGCGGATTTCTGGCAGATGGCGCTCGTGGAGCGGCTCTGA
- a CDS encoding MoxR family ATPase, producing MDSRLDPATAIEAVERGLAEAGYIASRQISTAVFLAQRLDKPILVEGPAGVGKTELAKSIAAWQNINLIRMQCYEGLDEAKALYEWKYAKQLLYTQILKDKLGEVIGQADTLTAALAKLHDFGDIFFSKQFVEPRPLLQALEQKDGCVLLIDEIDKADAEFEAFLLEILSDYQITIPEIGRIAAVTRPVVILTSNANRDLGDALKRRCIHLHIGFPEPRLEARIIETRVPGVAADLRKKIVSFVHEVRTLDLKKLPSVSETIDWARVMLLLHASSLDPDLIRDTLNVLIKYEVDMETVMPQVSELIDKAERAFIPG from the coding sequence ATGGATAGTCGTCTTGATCCGGCCACTGCCATCGAAGCGGTCGAGCGTGGGCTCGCCGAAGCCGGATACATCGCCAGCCGCCAGATTTCGACGGCCGTGTTTCTCGCGCAGCGCCTCGACAAGCCGATCCTGGTCGAAGGGCCGGCCGGCGTCGGCAAGACCGAACTCGCCAAGTCGATCGCCGCCTGGCAGAACATCAACCTGATCCGCATGCAGTGCTACGAAGGGCTCGACGAGGCCAAGGCGCTGTATGAGTGGAAGTACGCCAAGCAACTGCTCTACACGCAGATCCTCAAGGACAAGCTCGGCGAGGTGATCGGCCAGGCCGACACGCTGACAGCGGCGCTGGCGAAGCTGCACGACTTCGGCGATATCTTCTTCTCCAAGCAGTTCGTCGAGCCGCGCCCGCTGCTGCAGGCGCTGGAGCAGAAGGACGGCTGCGTGCTGCTGATCGACGAGATCGACAAGGCGGACGCGGAATTCGAGGCGTTCCTGCTGGAAATCCTGTCCGACTATCAGATCACCATTCCGGAAATCGGCCGCATCGCCGCGGTGACGCGCCCGGTCGTGATCCTCACATCGAACGCGAACCGCGATCTCGGCGACGCGCTGAAGCGCCGCTGCATCCACCTGCATATCGGCTTCCCGGAGCCGCGGCTGGAAGCGCGGATCATCGAAACCCGCGTGCCGGGCGTCGCCGCCGACCTGCGCAAGAAGATCGTCAGCTTCGTGCACGAGGTCCGCACGCTCGATCTGAAGAAGCTGCCGTCGGTGAGCGAGACCATCGACTGGGCTCGCGTGATGCTGCTGCTGCACGCGTCGTCGCTCGATCCGGACCTCATCCGCGACACGCTGAACGTGCTGATCAAGTACGAGGTCGATATGGAGACGGTGATGCCGCAGGTCTCCGAACTGATCGACAAGGCCGAGCGTGCATTCATCCCAGGCTGA
- a CDS encoding LysR substrate-binding domain-containing protein — translation MISLKQLRYFDAVARTGHFGKAAEQCAVTQPALSMQIQELERVLGLQLMERDRRGVMLTDGGREIADRAARILADTRDLVDFARRQGGVLSGPLHLGAIPSVAPYVLPQLLPRIRETYPDLDLFIRETQTQHLVRELLDGHLDLLVLALPVEHPQIETIRLFDDRFLLAVPRSRSYPERILATPDMLQQGRLLLLEEGHCLRDQALAFCNLRRVENIDTSGASNLSTIVQLVANGMGMTLLPELSLDVEAQREPVRLMRFADPEPQRTIGLAWRRSSPRKRHFVELGRMIASVVESRAQAGHHGGDGGEHRAVRGHGS, via the coding sequence ATGATTTCCCTCAAACAGCTCAGATACTTCGATGCGGTCGCTCGCACCGGCCACTTCGGCAAGGCCGCCGAGCAGTGCGCGGTGACGCAACCGGCGTTGTCGATGCAGATCCAGGAGCTCGAACGCGTGCTCGGGCTGCAGCTGATGGAGCGCGACCGGCGCGGCGTGATGCTCACCGATGGCGGCCGCGAGATCGCTGATCGCGCGGCGCGTATCCTCGCCGACACCCGCGACCTGGTCGATTTCGCCCGGCGTCAGGGCGGCGTGTTGTCCGGACCGCTGCATCTCGGCGCGATCCCCTCGGTCGCGCCTTATGTGTTGCCGCAACTGCTGCCGCGCATCCGCGAGACCTATCCCGACCTCGACCTGTTCATCCGCGAGACGCAGACCCAGCATCTCGTGCGTGAACTGCTCGACGGCCATCTCGACCTGCTGGTGCTGGCGCTGCCGGTCGAGCATCCGCAGATCGAAACCATCCGCCTGTTCGACGACCGCTTCCTGCTCGCGGTGCCGCGATCGCGCAGCTATCCCGAGCGCATCCTCGCGACGCCCGACATGCTGCAACAGGGCCGGCTGCTGCTGCTGGAAGAAGGGCACTGTCTGCGCGATCAGGCGCTCGCCTTCTGCAATCTGCGCCGGGTGGAGAACATCGACACGTCAGGCGCCTCTAACCTCTCGACCATCGTCCAGCTCGTCGCCAACGGCATGGGCATGACGCTCTTGCCGGAGCTGAGCCTCGATGTCGAAGCCCAGCGCGAGCCTGTGCGGCTGATGCGCTTCGCCGATCCGGAACCACAGCGGACCATTGGACTGGCCTGGCGCCGCTCCTCACCGCGCAAGCGGCATTTCGTCGAACTCGGCCGGATGATAGCGTCGGTGGTGGAGAGCCGCGCGCAGGCCGGCCATCACGGCGGCGATGGTGGCGAACATCGAGCTGTACGGGGACATGGATCCTGA
- a CDS encoding catalase, translated as MTDKTRLTTSSGAPVADNQNSLTAGPRGPVLMQDFHLLEKLAHQNRERIPERTVHAKGSAAYGTLTVTGDISKYTKAAALSQVGKKTEAFLRFSTVAGERGAADAERDVRGFALRFYTEEGNWDIVGNNTPVFFIRDPLKFPDFIHTQKRHPKTNLRWPTAMWDFWSLSPESLHQVTILMSDRGLPQSYRHIDGFGSHTYAFINAKNERFWVKFHFKTMQGIKTWTNAEAGQKIAEDRETHQRDLFEAIERGDFPKWTFFVQVMPEADAGKHWYNPFDLTKVWPHKDYPLIEVGILELNRNPENYFAEVEQAALTPANIVPGVGHSPDKMLQARIFSYADAHRYRVGVNAEQLPVNKPRCPVHHYHADGSMRLGGNADPNHYYEPNSFSGPAQDETLREPPLALSGAADRYNHRDGNDDYRQAGDLFRLMSPNQKEQLFANIAAAMDGVPVEIVKRQVAHFYRADPDYGIGVATRMGLSASDLPAAQAAE; from the coding sequence ATGACCGATAAGACCCGATTGACCACATCCTCCGGGGCGCCGGTGGCCGACAACCAGAACAGTCTGACCGCGGGGCCGCGCGGGCCGGTGCTGATGCAGGACTTCCATCTGCTCGAGAAGCTCGCGCATCAGAACCGGGAGCGCATCCCCGAGCGCACGGTGCATGCGAAGGGCTCGGCCGCCTATGGCACGCTGACCGTCACGGGCGATATCTCGAAATATACCAAGGCCGCGGCGCTCTCACAGGTCGGCAAGAAGACCGAAGCGTTCCTGCGCTTCTCGACCGTGGCCGGTGAGCGCGGCGCGGCGGACGCCGAGCGCGACGTGCGCGGGTTCGCGCTGCGCTTCTATACCGAGGAGGGCAACTGGGACATCGTCGGCAACAATACGCCGGTGTTCTTCATCCGCGATCCGCTGAAATTCCCGGACTTCATCCACACGCAGAAGCGGCATCCGAAGACCAACCTGCGCTGGCCGACGGCGATGTGGGACTTCTGGTCGCTGTCGCCGGAGAGCCTGCATCAGGTGACGATCCTGATGTCGGATCGCGGCCTGCCGCAGAGCTATCGCCACATCGACGGCTTCGGTTCGCACACCTACGCGTTCATCAACGCGAAGAACGAGCGGTTCTGGGTGAAATTCCACTTCAAGACGATGCAGGGCATCAAGACCTGGACCAATGCGGAGGCAGGCCAGAAGATCGCCGAGGATCGCGAGACCCATCAGCGCGATCTGTTCGAGGCGATCGAGAGGGGCGACTTCCCGAAGTGGACATTCTTCGTGCAGGTGATGCCGGAGGCCGATGCGGGCAAGCACTGGTACAACCCGTTCGACCTCACCAAGGTCTGGCCGCACAAGGACTATCCGCTGATCGAGGTCGGCATCCTTGAATTGAATCGCAACCCGGAGAACTACTTCGCGGAGGTCGAGCAGGCGGCGCTGACGCCGGCAAACATCGTGCCCGGCGTCGGCCATTCGCCGGACAAGATGCTGCAGGCGCGCATCTTCTCCTACGCGGATGCGCATCGCTACCGGGTCGGCGTCAATGCCGAGCAACTGCCGGTAAACAAGCCGCGCTGTCCGGTGCACCACTATCATGCGGACGGTTCGATGCGGCTCGGCGGCAACGCCGACCCGAACCACTACTACGAGCCGAATTCGTTCAGCGGGCCGGCACAGGACGAGACGCTGCGCGAGCCGCCGCTGGCACTGTCGGGCGCGGCCGATCGCTACAACCATCGCGACGGCAATGACGACTATCGCCAGGCGGGCGATCTGTTCCGCCTGATGAGCCCAAATCAGAAGGAGCAGCTGTTCGCCAACATCGCCGCTGCGATGGATGGCGTGCCGGTCGAGATCGTCAAGCGGCAGGTGGCTCACTTCTATCGTGCCGATCCGGACTACGGCATCGGCGTCGCGACCCGCATGGGTCTCAGCGCCAGCGATCTGCCGGCGGCCCAGGCGGCGGAATGA